Proteins encoded by one window of Clostridium fungisolvens:
- a CDS encoding helix-turn-helix domain-containing protein produces MNQKYYQIDEVSKITDLTKRSIRYYEDMGLFTPTARTDSGYRMYSDEDISTINEIKELRSKLGLTIPEVKQILGLRKILNKIWSKDITDKEHINEALEKVNTLVETIDEREKILRRVKDNCNNSLNRLITLLNEKEEE; encoded by the coding sequence ATGAATCAAAAGTATTATCAAATAGATGAAGTTTCAAAAATCACTGATCTTACTAAGAGGTCAATAAGGTACTATGAAGATATGGGGTTATTTACGCCTACAGCAAGAACAGATTCAGGATATAGGATGTACAGTGATGAAGATATAAGTACAATCAATGAAATAAAAGAGCTTAGATCTAAGTTAGGGTTAACGATACCAGAGGTAAAGCAGATATTAGGATTAAGGAAAATATTAAATAAGATATGGTCTAAAGATATTACGGATAAAGAGCATATTAATGAAGCACTAGAAAAGGTAAACACTTTAGTAGAGACTATTGATGAAAGAGAAAAGATATTAAGAAGAGTAAAAGATAATTGTAATAATAGTTTAAATAGATTAATAACACTACTAAATGAGAAAGAGGAAGAGTAA
- a CDS encoding MFS transporter gives MKKDNYKWIALSCTTIGALLSVMSGSTLMIALPVIMKDINAGMGIVTWVLMGYMLVLTILVPSIGRVADMVGRKKLYVSGFAVFTIASFLCGLAHSGLTLLIFRLIQGIGGSLMVANSTAIVTDAFPKKELGKALGINTMIISVASVIGPILGGFLVNFGWRSIFYINVPIGILGTIWAAAQLKEVANLPEKQKFDFKGTIVFTLGMLSLLIALTLGSFSGWFNPNVVILIVASVILIALFVNIESKIKYPMLDMRLFKNRILAFAYASNFFNGIARGAVTFLLVFYFQGIKGIDPIIAGMLLTPLAISMMIVSPISGVLSDKYGSRALSSIGLATSAVGLIGFMFIKENSSMTMLVISMLIMGLGSGLFFSPNTNAIMGSVPADKRGVAAGVRTMLNNAGTVLSIALSMAIIASSVSPEAMQALFVGTQVGAEGIAIGKFIGGLRLAFTISFIFSVVAALLSYLRGPEPAWEESEEEKVA, from the coding sequence ATGAAGAAAGATAATTACAAATGGATAGCGTTGTCCTGCACTACAATCGGTGCATTGCTATCAGTTATGAGTGGTAGCACTCTAATGATAGCATTACCTGTGATAATGAAAGATATAAATGCTGGAATGGGTATAGTTACTTGGGTTCTTATGGGATATATGCTAGTTTTAACAATACTAGTTCCTTCAATAGGAAGAGTAGCTGATATGGTTGGTAGAAAAAAGTTGTATGTTAGTGGATTTGCTGTATTCACAATAGCTTCTTTTTTATGTGGATTAGCACATAGTGGTTTAACACTACTTATATTTAGATTAATACAAGGGATAGGCGGTTCACTAATGGTAGCTAATAGTACAGCTATAGTTACAGATGCATTTCCAAAGAAGGAGTTAGGAAAAGCTCTTGGAATTAATACCATGATAATAAGTGTTGCAAGTGTTATAGGGCCTATATTAGGTGGGTTTCTAGTTAACTTTGGATGGAGAAGCATATTTTATATAAATGTACCAATAGGGATTTTAGGAACTATTTGGGCAGCAGCTCAATTAAAGGAAGTAGCTAACTTACCAGAAAAACAAAAGTTTGATTTTAAAGGAACTATAGTGTTTACATTAGGTATGCTATCACTGCTTATTGCATTAACCTTGGGAAGTTTTTCAGGATGGTTTAATCCAAATGTAGTGATTTTAATAGTAGCATCAGTTATATTAATTGCATTGTTTGTTAATATAGAAAGTAAAATTAAATACCCAATGTTAGATATGAGATTATTTAAGAATAGAATATTAGCATTTGCATACGCAAGCAACTTTTTTAATGGGATAGCTAGAGGAGCAGTAACGTTCTTATTAGTATTCTATTTTCAAGGGATAAAGGGAATTGACCCAATAATAGCAGGTATGTTATTAACTCCGCTTGCAATATCAATGATGATAGTATCACCTATAAGTGGAGTATTATCTGATAAGTATGGATCAAGAGCATTAAGTTCAATAGGACTTGCAACTTCTGCAGTAGGACTAATAGGATTTATGTTTATAAAAGAGAATTCATCTATGACAATGTTAGTTATATCAATGCTTATAATGGGGTTAGGGTCTGGATTATTCTTCTCTCCAAATACTAACGCCATAATGGGTTCGGTGCCAGCAGATAAAAGAGGTGTAGCTGCAGGGGTAAGAACTATGCTAAATAATGCTGGAACAGTTTTAAGCATAGCCCTTTCTATGGCTATAATAGCTTCAAGCGTGTCTCCAGAAGCTATGCAGGCCCTATTTGTTGGTACTCAAGTGGGAGCTGAAGGAATAGCTATTGGAAAGTTTATCGGTGGACTCAGATTAGCTTTTACTATATCATTTATATTTAGTGTAGTAGCAGCTCTATTATCTTACTTAAGAGGACCAGAACCAGCATGGGAAGAGAGCGAAGAAGAAAAGGTTGCATAA
- a CDS encoding methyl-accepting chemotaxis protein: MEALSSSIIDFQKKTLKFVLIIYSVSALMAGTLFIGMKAMNLYPEISWSSLYILMALTLFEVILFRLGYKWAMKDAQSWKRGLTFLKASLVIICYVNYIYLAWMVPSKELWIVVFYFILLSALLFDHKLTLISVGASVLSQVYIFFSNSNLLPENQVFLREIIIRIIVITLTSFAIYIFTYFSSLLLKDISNNEKDIKEKNEHIFNLFSQISEFSEMLLNSSTTLSTAVDQEAKSLQYIASLSNDINNDANHMLNNSQKNETILSNLLDINKNVSSKVDSTKAFSNEIISLSNENNKSLREALNIINHISIRIKNTFEASKVLEEKSAEIDSIIGIISDISEQTNLLALNASIEAARAGELGKGFAVVADEVRKLAEDSRTSLTDIGSILSEFKEKIREVEGLMTENNAQISTGNTILTNAVDNVSTMVDKLKVSNTNITTISELASSMITETENVVSFNSKISELTEETINKFKEVSDSVNQNAAVGEEIAASSEYLRDLAKEMNTLTNKN, from the coding sequence ATGGAAGCCTTATCAAGTAGTATAATTGACTTTCAGAAAAAAACATTAAAATTTGTATTAATAATATATTCTGTTAGTGCATTAATGGCAGGAACATTATTTATAGGTATGAAGGCAATGAATTTATATCCTGAAATAAGTTGGAGCTCATTATATATTTTAATGGCTCTAACCTTATTTGAGGTTATACTTTTTAGATTAGGATACAAATGGGCTATGAAGGATGCCCAATCATGGAAGAGAGGGTTAACTTTTTTAAAAGCTAGCTTAGTGATTATATGTTATGTAAACTATATTTATTTGGCTTGGATGGTTCCATCTAAGGAATTATGGATAGTAGTATTCTACTTCATACTATTAAGTGCACTTTTATTTGATCACAAGCTAACTCTTATTTCAGTGGGAGCTAGCGTACTATCACAAGTGTATATATTCTTTAGTAATTCAAATTTACTGCCTGAAAACCAAGTTTTTTTAAGAGAAATAATTATTAGAATAATTGTGATAACCCTTACTTCTTTTGCTATATATATTTTTACATATTTCTCTTCATTATTACTTAAAGATATAAGTAATAATGAAAAAGATATAAAAGAAAAAAATGAACATATCTTTAATTTATTCTCTCAAATAAGTGAGTTCTCAGAGATGCTATTAAATTCAAGTACTACCTTATCAACAGCTGTTGATCAAGAAGCAAAATCTCTTCAATATATAGCCTCTTTAAGTAACGATATTAATAATGATGCAAACCACATGTTAAATAACTCTCAAAAGAATGAAACCATATTATCTAACTTACTTGACATAAATAAGAATGTTTCTAGTAAGGTTGATAGTACTAAAGCATTTTCTAATGAAATTATTTCATTATCTAATGAGAATAACAAATCTCTAAGAGAGGCTCTAAATATAATAAACCATATAAGCATAAGAATAAAAAATACTTTCGAAGCTTCTAAAGTTCTTGAAGAAAAATCAGCTGAAATAGATAGTATTATAGGGATAATAAGTGATATATCAGAGCAAACAAATCTTCTTGCCTTAAATGCCTCTATAGAAGCTGCTAGAGCTGGCGAATTAGGTAAAGGATTTGCCGTAGTTGCTGATGAGGTTAGAAAATTAGCTGAAGATAGTAGAACTTCTCTAACTGATATAGGTTCAATATTAAGTGAATTTAAAGAAAAAATACGAGAAGTGGAAGGACTAATGACTGAAAATAATGCTCAAATTTCCACTGGTAATACTATATTGACTAATGCTGTTGATAATGTATCCACTATGGTTGATAAACTGAAGGTATCTAATACTAATATAACTACTATCAGTGAGTTAGCATCCTCAATGATTACTGAAACAGAAAACGTTGTTTCATTTAATTCTAAGATATCTGAACTTACTGAAGAAACAATAAATAAATTTAAAGAAGTGTCCGATTCAGTAAACCAAAATGCTGCTGTTGGTGAAGAGATAGCTGCAAGTTCAGAATACCTAAGAGATTTAGCTAAGGAAATGAATACATTAACTAACAAGAACTAA
- a CDS encoding ketoacyl-ACP synthase III, whose product MVKNVIIKGVGSYHPEKTLYNDYYIEHYKRFGTENHAIGLMEKMGRDRRTIASPDETSITMAVEAAKVALERSNLTPLDIDAIISASDTPEFLTPCCALIIKNELKAENATNVFDINNDCIGMLTAIDIASRFLKLDDKYKRILVLGSMNMLPFSREDDLVVYQGISDGAAAIILEIVEEEEERGFLGSRVFTDDSYNENIRFPNCGLSKITDEKTSNYDRRLKWDPFDFSFLSDEWTKLISSLLRDYKLTPKQVSHYFISQFSKYDLYQTIEKLGVDKSKAIFIGDRYGYTGCASPIMALDDKLSIEGFKSGDILIFCSVAAGYTMSSLIYKW is encoded by the coding sequence ATGGTAAAAAACGTAATAATAAAAGGAGTAGGAAGTTATCATCCTGAAAAGACACTATATAACGATTACTATATAGAACACTATAAAAGATTTGGAACGGAAAATCATGCAATAGGACTTATGGAGAAAATGGGAAGAGACAGAAGAACTATAGCTTCTCCAGACGAAACAAGCATTACAATGGCGGTGGAAGCTGCAAAAGTGGCTTTAGAAAGAAGTAATCTTACCCCATTAGATATTGATGCAATAATATCAGCATCAGATACTCCTGAATTTCTTACACCATGTTGTGCGCTAATTATAAAAAATGAACTAAAGGCAGAAAATGCTACAAATGTTTTTGATATAAATAATGATTGTATAGGTATGCTTACAGCAATCGACATTGCTTCAAGATTTTTAAAATTAGACGATAAATATAAAAGAATTCTTGTATTAGGTTCAATGAACATGTTACCATTTTCTAGAGAAGATGATTTAGTTGTTTATCAAGGTATATCAGATGGAGCTGCAGCTATTATACTTGAAATTGTAGAAGAGGAGGAAGAAAGAGGATTTTTAGGTTCTAGGGTATTCACTGATGATAGTTATAATGAAAATATAAGATTTCCTAATTGTGGTTTGTCAAAAATAACTGATGAAAAAACTTCAAATTATGATCGAAGATTAAAATGGGATCCTTTCGATTTTAGTTTTCTTTCTGATGAATGGACTAAACTTATAAGCTCCTTACTAAGAGATTATAAGCTTACTCCAAAGCAAGTTTCTCATTATTTTATATCACAATTCTCTAAATATGATCTGTATCAAACTATTGAAAAACTGGGTGTAGATAAATCTAAGGCTATATTTATCGGTGATAGATATGGCTATACTGGTTGTGCAAGCCCAATCATGGCACTAGATGATAAATTATCTATTGAAGGTTTTAAGTCAGGGGATATTCTAATATTTTGTTCTGTTGCAGCTGGTTACACTATGTCTTCTCTAATCTATAAATGGTAA
- the fusA gene encoding elongation factor G: MKDYKTDNLRNVGIIGHSSSGKTALAEALLYYTKTIDRLGKIEEGTTTSDYDVEEKKRGISLSASVIPFEWNDKKINLVDIPGYFDFVGEEIQGIRAIDVSMIVVCGAAGIQVGTEKAWEYCNKMKLPRAFFINKLDRENSDYDKVLADLKSKFGITVVPIQYPIGKESEFTGVIDVIKRKVKVHDRKNNKVELKEVPEEYLDKVQECKQMIMEAVAETDEELLDKYFSEGELTDEEIYRGLINGCCTGEIAPVMCGSSLEVIGMGALIEDIVGCFPSPDKMVRSGYKKLNDNNNPVKIDDEKPFSAFVFKTVADPFVGKLSIFRVLTGKAVADSIVYNSSKERNEKMGNLYFLRGKNQMPTKEVTAGDIGAVAKLQYTATGDTICDSNNKVIYEPMEFPDPVISMAVLPKSKGDEDKISSALTKLLEEDPTFRVSRDVENAETIISGVGETHLDVIASKLKNKFGAEVILQNPKVPYRETIKGIADVQGKHKKQSGGHGQYGDVKIKFEPRNDGYDELQFVDQVVGGVVPRNYIPAVEKGLKDCILHGVLAGYPVIRLRATLHDGSYHPVDSSEMAFKIAASLAYKKGVEMAKPILLEPIMHLEVMVPSDYMGDVIGDINKKRGRVLGMEPVDGMEKVTAEVPMAELFKYATDLRSISQARGSFRCNFERYEEVPALEADKIIENSKKLRELRSEAL, encoded by the coding sequence ATGAAAGACTATAAAACTGATAATCTAAGAAATGTAGGTATAATTGGACATAGTTCATCAGGGAAAACAGCCCTAGCAGAAGCTTTATTATATTATACTAAAACCATTGATAGATTAGGAAAGATAGAAGAAGGCACAACTACAAGTGACTATGATGTTGAAGAAAAAAAGAGGGGAATCTCTTTATCTGCTTCTGTTATTCCATTTGAATGGAATGATAAAAAGATAAACCTTGTAGATATTCCTGGTTATTTTGACTTTGTAGGTGAAGAAATACAAGGGATTAGAGCTATAGATGTTTCCATGATTGTAGTTTGTGGTGCCGCCGGAATACAGGTTGGTACGGAAAAGGCATGGGAATATTGCAATAAGATGAAGTTACCTAGAGCATTTTTTATAAACAAGTTAGATAGAGAAAACTCAGATTATGATAAAGTATTAGCTGATCTAAAGAGTAAATTTGGTATAACAGTAGTTCCAATACAATATCCAATTGGAAAAGAAAGCGAATTTACAGGTGTAATAGATGTAATAAAAAGAAAAGTTAAGGTTCATGATAGAAAGAATAATAAAGTTGAATTAAAAGAAGTTCCAGAGGAATATTTAGATAAAGTTCAAGAGTGTAAGCAGATGATTATGGAAGCTGTAGCTGAGACTGATGAAGAGCTTCTAGATAAATATTTTAGTGAGGGAGAATTAACCGATGAAGAGATATATAGAGGGTTAATTAACGGGTGCTGTACTGGAGAGATAGCTCCAGTTATGTGTGGTAGCTCACTAGAAGTAATTGGTATGGGAGCGCTTATTGAAGATATAGTTGGTTGTTTCCCTTCTCCAGATAAGATGGTGAGAAGTGGATATAAAAAGTTAAACGATAACAATAATCCTGTTAAGATAGATGATGAAAAGCCTTTTTCAGCTTTCGTCTTTAAAACTGTAGCTGACCCTTTTGTAGGAAAGTTGTCTATATTTAGAGTGCTGACAGGAAAGGCTGTGGCTGATTCTATAGTATATAATTCCTCTAAGGAAAGAAATGAGAAGATGGGGAATTTATATTTCTTAAGAGGAAAAAATCAGATGCCAACAAAAGAAGTTACTGCTGGGGATATAGGTGCTGTAGCTAAGCTTCAGTATACTGCAACTGGTGATACAATTTGTGATAGCAATAATAAGGTGATATATGAGCCGATGGAATTTCCAGATCCAGTTATATCTATGGCTGTACTTCCTAAGAGTAAGGGTGATGAGGATAAGATATCATCGGCACTTACAAAGTTATTAGAGGAAGATCCTACGTTTAGGGTATCTAGAGATGTAGAAAATGCAGAAACTATAATTTCAGGGGTTGGAGAGACGCATCTTGATGTTATTGCATCTAAATTAAAAAATAAGTTTGGCGCAGAGGTTATTCTTCAAAATCCAAAGGTGCCATATAGAGAAACTATAAAAGGCATTGCTGATGTACAAGGCAAGCATAAAAAACAATCTGGCGGACACGGTCAATACGGCGATGTAAAGATTAAATTTGAACCTAGAAATGATGGCTATGATGAACTTCAATTTGTAGATCAAGTAGTAGGAGGAGTTGTTCCGAGAAATTATATACCAGCTGTAGAAAAAGGGCTTAAAGATTGTATACTGCATGGAGTTTTGGCTGGATATCCAGTTATAAGATTAAGGGCAACCTTACATGATGGTTCTTATCACCCAGTGGATTCTTCAGAAATGGCATTTAAGATTGCAGCATCTTTAGCTTACAAAAAGGGTGTTGAGATGGCAAAGCCAATCTTGCTTGAACCAATAATGCATTTAGAAGTTATGGTTCCAAGTGATTATATGGGTGATGTTATAGGAGATATAAACAAAAAGAGAGGAAGAGTACTCGGTATGGAGCCTGTAGATGGAATGGAAAAAGTTACAGCTGAAGTTCCTATGGCAGAACTTTTCAAGTACGCTACTGATCTTAGATCAATATCTCAAGCTAGAGGAAGTTTTAGATGTAATTTTGAAAGATATGAAGAGGTACCAGCTCTAGAAGCAGATAAAATAATAGAGAATTCTAAAAAGTTAAGAGAACTACGAAGTGAAGCTTTATAA